In Carya illinoinensis cultivar Pawnee chromosome 10, C.illinoinensisPawnee_v1, whole genome shotgun sequence, one DNA window encodes the following:
- the LOC122278060 gene encoding transcription factor bHLH112-like isoform X2 — translation MAEEFQTGVCGANWTMNSSRSLFTGGYMWPSDMVLDLKSGRSRDQETLDSVSAARTSLVLQDLQKPQQADSTSGSSASILSDSDLQMMGFGFSSSSTTSDLNQALLRGGGTSENNYSSMLQEERMNSMLNYQQEKVVDSSQIQKNWIPKSFSNGSEVLTAYKSTIQDFPSDSGSNNITETFQGISTGFPASSASNYGYPTTFGQCLFDLESQTQQPLFNNRPIMNFNYPSNANYGTNSNEIISPSCPKFSTIYPKQQPCDLHSSNKTPFWNTSTAALAESIRPGLFPSSQSQYLAPTFGEKPKFSNLTVKPKVEDVLQDSVSVLAKKSGSEPVFKRPRIETPSPLPTFKVRKEKLGDRITALQQLVSPFGKTDTASVLHEAIDYIKFLHDQVLSTPYMKNGTPIQHQQGSDKLKDSSPDQDQNQDLRSRGLCLVPISSTYPVANETAADFWTPTFGSGAFG, via the exons ATGGCAGAGGAATTTCAGACTGGGGTTTGCGGGGCGAATTGGACGATGAATTCATCGAGAAGCCTGTTCACGGGAGGCTATATGTGGCCGTCGGATATGGTACTGGATTTGAAGTCCGGGAGGTCTCGTGATCAGGAGACTCTTGATTCGGTTTCTGCAGCTAGGACATCCCTTGTTTTGCAAGATCTGCAGAAGCCTCAGCAGGCTGATTCTACCAGTGGCAGCAGTGCTAGCATCTTGAGTGATTCTGACTTGCAAATGATGGGTTTCGGCTTTTCATCATCGTCAACAACTTCGGATTTGAACCAAGCTTTGCT TCGTGGTGGTGGAACATCTGAGAACAATTATAGTTCCATGTTACAAGAAGAACGCATGAATTCGATGTTGAATTACCAACAAGAAAAAGTGGTAGATTCTTCTCAAATTCAAAAGAATTGGATCCCCAAGAGCTTCTCCAATGGAAGCGAAGTACTCACTGCTTATAAGTCTACAATTCAAGACTTTCCTTCGGATAGTGGCTCCAACAATATTACAGAGACTTTCCAGGGAATATCCACCGGTTTTCCTGCGAGTTCAGCTTCTAATTATGGGTACCCTACAACATTCGGACAATGTTTATTTGATCTTGAATCTCAAACCCAGCAACCTCTATTCAACAATCGGCCCATCATGAACTTCAATTACCCATCGAATGCTAATTATGGGACAAACTCTAATGAAATAATTTCTCCTTCTTGTCCTAAGTTCTCTACCATTTATCCAAAGCAACAGCCTTGTGACCTGCACTCCTCCAACAAAACACCCTTTTGGAATACCTCCACGGCCGCTCTAGCTGAAAGTATTCGACCTGGCCTTTTTCCTTCATCACAATCACAATATCTAGCTCCAACATTTGGAGAAAAACCCAAGTTCTCCAACCTCACTGTAAAG CCTAAAGTTGAAGATGTACTGCAAGACTCGGTCTCAGTACTGGCGAAGAAAAGTGGCAGTGAACCCGTATTCAAAAGGCCAAGAATTGAAACCCCATCTCCATTACCAACGTTTAAG GTTCGGAAAGAGAAACTAGGGGACCGAATAACTGCACTCCAGCAATTGGTTTCACCTTTCGGAAAG ACTGATACAGCATCCGTTCTCCATGAAGCTATAGATTACATCAAGTTCCTCCATGATCAA GTTTTAAGTACTCCATATATGAAAAATGGAACGCCAATTCAGCACCAACAG GGCTCTGATAAATTGAAGGACAGTAGTCCTGATCAAGACCAAAACCAAGATTTAAGAAGCCGAGGACTCTGTTTGGTTCCGATTTCAAGCACATATCCAGTTGCTAACGAGACAGCAGCTGATTTTTGGACGCCAACATTTGGATCAGGAGCATTCGGGTAG
- the LOC122278060 gene encoding transcription factor bHLH112-like isoform X1 yields the protein MAEEFQTGVCGANWTMNSSRSLFTGGYMWPSDMVLDLKSGRSRDQETLDSVSAARTSLVLQDLQKPQQADSTSGSSASILSDSDLQMMGFGFSSSSTTSDLNQALLRGGGTSENNYSSMLQEERMNSMLNYQQEKVVDSSQIQKNWIPKSFSNGSEVLTAYKSTIQDFPSDSGSNNITETFQGISTGFPASSASNYGYPTTFGQCLFDLESQTQQPLFNNRPIMNFNYPSNANYGTNSNEIISPSCPKFSTIYPKQQPCDLHSSNKTPFWNTSTAALAESIRPGLFPSSQSQYLAPTFGEKPKFSNLTVKPKVEDVLQDSVSVLAKKSGSEPVFKRPRIETPSPLPTFKVRKEKLGDRITALQQLVSPFGKTDTASVLHEAIDYIKFLHDQVGVLSTPYMKNGTPIQHQQGSDKLKDSSPDQDQNQDLRSRGLCLVPISSTYPVANETAADFWTPTFGSGAFG from the exons ATGGCAGAGGAATTTCAGACTGGGGTTTGCGGGGCGAATTGGACGATGAATTCATCGAGAAGCCTGTTCACGGGAGGCTATATGTGGCCGTCGGATATGGTACTGGATTTGAAGTCCGGGAGGTCTCGTGATCAGGAGACTCTTGATTCGGTTTCTGCAGCTAGGACATCCCTTGTTTTGCAAGATCTGCAGAAGCCTCAGCAGGCTGATTCTACCAGTGGCAGCAGTGCTAGCATCTTGAGTGATTCTGACTTGCAAATGATGGGTTTCGGCTTTTCATCATCGTCAACAACTTCGGATTTGAACCAAGCTTTGCT TCGTGGTGGTGGAACATCTGAGAACAATTATAGTTCCATGTTACAAGAAGAACGCATGAATTCGATGTTGAATTACCAACAAGAAAAAGTGGTAGATTCTTCTCAAATTCAAAAGAATTGGATCCCCAAGAGCTTCTCCAATGGAAGCGAAGTACTCACTGCTTATAAGTCTACAATTCAAGACTTTCCTTCGGATAGTGGCTCCAACAATATTACAGAGACTTTCCAGGGAATATCCACCGGTTTTCCTGCGAGTTCAGCTTCTAATTATGGGTACCCTACAACATTCGGACAATGTTTATTTGATCTTGAATCTCAAACCCAGCAACCTCTATTCAACAATCGGCCCATCATGAACTTCAATTACCCATCGAATGCTAATTATGGGACAAACTCTAATGAAATAATTTCTCCTTCTTGTCCTAAGTTCTCTACCATTTATCCAAAGCAACAGCCTTGTGACCTGCACTCCTCCAACAAAACACCCTTTTGGAATACCTCCACGGCCGCTCTAGCTGAAAGTATTCGACCTGGCCTTTTTCCTTCATCACAATCACAATATCTAGCTCCAACATTTGGAGAAAAACCCAAGTTCTCCAACCTCACTGTAAAG CCTAAAGTTGAAGATGTACTGCAAGACTCGGTCTCAGTACTGGCGAAGAAAAGTGGCAGTGAACCCGTATTCAAAAGGCCAAGAATTGAAACCCCATCTCCATTACCAACGTTTAAG GTTCGGAAAGAGAAACTAGGGGACCGAATAACTGCACTCCAGCAATTGGTTTCACCTTTCGGAAAG ACTGATACAGCATCCGTTCTCCATGAAGCTATAGATTACATCAAGTTCCTCCATGATCAAGTCGGT GTTTTAAGTACTCCATATATGAAAAATGGAACGCCAATTCAGCACCAACAG GGCTCTGATAAATTGAAGGACAGTAGTCCTGATCAAGACCAAAACCAAGATTTAAGAAGCCGAGGACTCTGTTTGGTTCCGATTTCAAGCACATATCCAGTTGCTAACGAGACAGCAGCTGATTTTTGGACGCCAACATTTGGATCAGGAGCATTCGGGTAG